Proteins found in one Paenibacillus dendritiformis genomic segment:
- a CDS encoding winged helix-turn-helix domain-containing protein, which yields MCCFVRHRGQILSRRQLLDLVWGLDYFCDPITVDTHVRSCGRRWGKM from the coding sequence ATGTGCTGTTTTGTCCGTCACAGAGGCCAGATTCTGTCACGTCGGCAACTGCTGGACTTGGTGTGGGGACTCGATTATTTTTGCGATCCGATAACGGTGGATACCCATGTACGCAGCTGCGGGAGAAGGTGGGGGAAGATGTGA
- a CDS encoding IS3 family transposase: MHFLWRIHFYNNRRPQRKRKKLTPVEYRRQLAACFVL; encoded by the coding sequence GTGCATTTTTTATGGCGTATTCATTTTTACAACAACAGAAGACCGCAACGAAAACGAAAGAAGCTGACGCCGGTTGAGTACCGACGCCAGCTTGCGGCTTGTTTTGTTTTATAG
- a CDS encoding DMT family transporter yields MGKVFTKSTCALLLLVFIWGGSWPIYKMAVPYTPPLLFAGMRTVIGGLILAALLYKMRNRINWRENWSKYCISAFFNTILFFGLQTVGLSYLPGGLFSVLVYFQPVLLGLFAWISLGEYMSLFKIMGMIIGFIGIVVVSVDGLTVHVSSIGVVLGLLVAFSWALGVVYVKKVSSEVDAFWMVSLQFIIGGVILIGTGTIVENWSAIEWNGKYLLGLGYGSTFGIPLAYIIYYKLINAGEASKVGTFTFLVPIIAVIISTVFLDEPVTYRLVVGLLLVVVSIYFVNYRGKKVNASLFNRAQEKCNTKDVG; encoded by the coding sequence TTGGGGAAGGTCTTTACAAAATCGACATGTGCCTTACTATTATTAGTCTTTATTTGGGGTGGAAGTTGGCCAATCTATAAAATGGCTGTGCCTTATACGCCCCCGTTATTATTTGCAGGTATGCGTACAGTAATTGGGGGCCTTATCCTTGCAGCTCTCCTATATAAAATGAGGAACAGGATCAACTGGCGAGAAAATTGGTCTAAATATTGTATTTCAGCATTCTTTAATACGATTCTCTTTTTTGGGTTACAGACAGTAGGGCTTAGTTATTTGCCAGGAGGATTGTTTTCCGTGCTTGTCTATTTTCAGCCCGTTCTACTTGGATTGTTTGCTTGGATTTCGCTTGGAGAGTACATGTCGCTGTTTAAAATTATGGGTATGATTATCGGATTTATTGGAATTGTAGTTGTCAGTGTGGACGGATTAACCGTTCATGTATCGAGCATTGGTGTTGTCTTAGGGTTGCTTGTGGCATTTAGCTGGGCACTTGGTGTGGTTTATGTGAAAAAGGTGAGCAGCGAAGTAGATGCTTTCTGGATGGTGTCTTTGCAGTTTATAATTGGTGGAGTTATTCTAATAGGTACTGGAACCATTGTTGAAAACTGGTCAGCAATTGAATGGAATGGCAAGTACCTTCTTGGACTCGGATACGGCTCCACTTTCGGCATTCCACTGGCCTATATCATTTACTATAAACTTATTAATGCTGGGGAGGCAAGCAAAGTCGGGACCTTCACGTTTCTTGTACCGATCATTGCCGTAATCATCAGTACGGTGTTTTTAGATGAACCGGTAACTTACCGCCTTGTCGTAGGGCTGTTATTAGTAGTTGTAAGTATTTATTTCGTGAATTATCGCGGGAAAAAGGTGAATGCTTCATTATTCAATAGAGCGCAGGAAAAATGTAATACGAAAGATGTCGGATGA
- a CDS encoding YheC/YheD family protein, protein MRHKFINSKMLKGKPLSQDHVLSRHVPETHWYHAATLTKMLQSFPVLYIKPDKGSSGTGIIRVKRLNNSESLVSFKASSKKYPNTKIASEVAKRMHRGKKYIIQQGIPLATYRKKPFDLRIVLQKPSNQWLLTWMSAKVAPRSNSIVTNVAKGARDAKIMEVLRGADQQLNVPTVLKELSGVSYKIARKLGSRFPLRIVGLDMGIDKKGKVWFIEANTRPSFHGLNKFDPVQYRRYLLAKKQTEANS, encoded by the coding sequence ATGAGACATAAATTCATCAATAGCAAAATGCTAAAAGGAAAGCCCTTGTCACAGGATCACGTCCTATCTCGTCACGTTCCGGAAACCCATTGGTATCATGCTGCGACTCTTACCAAGATGCTCCAATCCTTCCCTGTATTATATATCAAACCCGATAAAGGTTCCTCAGGAACGGGGATTATCCGGGTCAAGAGGCTTAATAACTCCGAAAGTCTGGTCTCATTCAAGGCATCGTCCAAAAAGTACCCCAATACAAAAATCGCATCCGAAGTAGCAAAGAGAATGCACCGCGGAAAAAAGTACATTATCCAGCAAGGGATTCCACTAGCGACCTATCGAAAGAAACCTTTTGATCTGCGGATTGTGCTGCAGAAACCATCCAACCAGTGGTTGCTTACCTGGATGAGCGCCAAAGTCGCGCCTAGATCCAATTCCATCGTCACGAATGTGGCAAAAGGAGCTCGCGATGCAAAGATAATGGAAGTCCTTCGAGGAGCCGACCAACAGCTAAACGTACCCACAGTTCTGAAAGAGTTAAGCGGTGTTTCCTACAAAATCGCACGTAAATTGGGTTCTCGTTTCCCCCTTCGAATCGTCGGATTGGATATGGGGATCGACAAGAAAGGAAAGGTATGGTTTATCGAGGCTAACACGAGACCTAGCTTTCACGGATTAAACAAGTTCGATCCTGTGCAATACCGAAGATATCTTCTTGCAAAGAAGCAGACAGAAGCAAATAGCTGA
- a CDS encoding cupin domain-containing protein, with amino-acid sequence MSIDKKMIEEMVRKIIMEKVGADAIEQNVHRGPGGITSVKVPNMKVTEEDRLDTGNPNDIVYCKDLFSLKESPRLGCGIMEMKETTFDWTLNYDEIDYVIEGHLDVIIDGTKVSAGPGEVILIPKGSKIQFSVPEYARFIYVTYPANWAEQA; translated from the coding sequence ATGAGTATCGATAAAAAGATGATTGAAGAGATGGTTCGTAAAATCATCATGGAAAAAGTAGGGGCTGATGCTATTGAACAGAACGTTCATAGAGGTCCTGGAGGGATTACTTCTGTTAAAGTGCCAAATATGAAAGTAACAGAAGAGGATCGTCTCGATACAGGCAACCCTAATGATATCGTCTATTGTAAAGATCTTTTTTCGCTAAAGGAAAGTCCAAGACTTGGCTGCGGTATCATGGAGATGAAAGAAACAACCTTTGACTGGACACTTAACTATGATGAAATTGATTATGTGATTGAGGGACATCTGGATGTTATCATTGATGGTACAAAGGTGTCAGCTGGTCCAGGAGAAGTGATCCTGATTCCAAAAGGAAGTAAGATTCAATTTTCTGTGCCAGAATATGCACGATTTATCTATGTAACATATCCGGCTAACTGGGCAGAACAAGCGTAA
- a CDS encoding NAD(P)-binding domain-containing protein produces MSLEALNEQVKRDLSYLAFGGEDWVCPTYHPEGHVYDAVIIGGGQCGLGVAFGLLRERISNILVIDENVEGYEGPWVTYARMMTLRTAKHLISIDLGVPSLTFRSWWEAQFGPQSWEDIDKIPRNDWMNYLRWYRKVLNLPVVNEVKVKLIEPAGENVYRLHMEGAGASSHTLLARKVILATGIQGGGEWHVPSMISETLPRHLYAHTSEDIDFETLKDKKVAILGGGASAFDNANFALSEGVGSAHVFVRRTELPRINPLRQMGVSGLIERFHVLSDADKYSVIAHYFKHQPPTNDTFARAASHPGFTLHLGAPWLDVQHEAEKAIVTTPQGNFTFDFLIISTGLMTDHSLRPELKLFERHIARWDDYYHAPAEIANHKLDAYPYLGPGFTFTCRDKKDTKLLHGLFVFNYSAIVSCGISASSLPGMRYGIPRLVSAIADQLFSDNREEILKNFYSYDEAEFVGEWTMT; encoded by the coding sequence ATGAGTTTAGAAGCTTTAAATGAACAAGTAAAAAGGGATCTTTCTTATCTTGCATTTGGGGGAGAGGACTGGGTATGCCCAACCTACCATCCTGAGGGGCATGTCTACGATGCCGTGATTATAGGAGGGGGCCAGTGTGGCTTAGGTGTGGCCTTTGGGCTTTTGCGTGAAAGAATATCTAATATCCTTGTCATCGACGAAAACGTTGAAGGATATGAAGGGCCATGGGTAACTTACGCTCGTATGATGACATTGCGTACGGCTAAACATTTGATATCCATTGATCTTGGAGTTCCTTCTCTGACATTTCGCTCCTGGTGGGAAGCGCAATTTGGACCACAAAGTTGGGAGGACATCGATAAGATTCCACGGAACGATTGGATGAACTATTTACGTTGGTATCGAAAGGTTCTTAACTTACCTGTTGTTAATGAGGTAAAGGTGAAGCTTATTGAGCCTGCAGGGGAAAATGTTTATCGACTGCATATGGAAGGAGCGGGAGCATCTTCTCATACATTGCTGGCCCGCAAGGTTATCTTAGCTACTGGTATTCAAGGCGGAGGGGAATGGCACGTACCATCTATGATTTCCGAAACATTACCTCGTCACCTCTATGCACACACCTCAGAAGACATTGATTTTGAGACCCTTAAAGACAAGAAGGTGGCCATTTTAGGCGGTGGGGCCTCAGCTTTTGACAATGCCAATTTTGCATTATCTGAAGGCGTGGGTTCGGCTCATGTGTTTGTTCGCCGCACGGAGTTGCCGCGCATTAACCCACTTCGACAAATGGGGGTATCAGGTCTAATAGAACGTTTTCATGTTCTATCTGATGCTGATAAATATTCCGTTATAGCCCATTACTTTAAGCATCAACCTCCTACAAATGACACGTTTGCACGTGCAGCTTCACATCCAGGCTTTACATTACACTTAGGTGCACCATGGCTTGACGTACAGCATGAAGCTGAGAAGGCTATTGTCACTACTCCACAAGGTAATTTCACTTTTGACTTTCTAATCATTTCCACTGGTCTTATGACTGATCATTCTTTACGTCCAGAGTTAAAGCTCTTCGAACGCCATATTGCACGTTGGGACGACTATTATCATGCACCTGCTGAGATCGCCAACCATAAGCTTGATGCGTATCCTTACCTTGGCCCTGGCTTTACTTTCACATGCCGGGACAAAAAGGATACAAAGCTTCTTCATGGGCTTTTTGTTTTTAACTATTCAGCTATAGTTAGCTGTGGTATCTCAGCCTCTTCGCTCCCTGGAATGAGATATGGGATACCTAGACTCGTTTCAGCTATAGCAGACCAACTGTTCTCTGATAATCGGGAGGAGATTCTGAAAAACTTCTATTCTTATGATGAAGCTGAATTCGTTGGAGAATGGACAATGACTTAG